One Clavibacter zhangzhiyongii genomic region harbors:
- a CDS encoding glycoside hydrolase family 3 protein, with protein sequence MPRAPRPLLTAPDGTRFRNLDGDGVMAPYEDPRRSPEERTADLVGRLSLAEKAGLMFQTVIEVGEDGELKEEPGAISKSGTTEVVVGKGMNHFNVHEIRTARQAARWSNRLQELAESTPHGIPVTVSTDPRHAFVENAGVAFSAGPFSQWPEALGLAALDDVDAIRAFADTARQEYVAVGIRAALHPQIDLATEPRWGRQAQTLGHDADRVAEFTAAYLEGFQGDELGSTSVACTTKHFPGGGPQKDGEDAHFPYGREQVYPGGMFEYHLRPFREAIARGTAAMMPYYGMPEGLVRDGVEIEPVGFGFNRQVITGLLREELGYDGVVVTDWELVNDNHVGDQVLPARAWGVEELTPHERMQRIIEAGCDQFGGEECVDVLLDLVADGRVTEARLDESVRRLLLVKFRLGLFDDPYVDEDAAERIVGRADFLELGSRAQAASVTVLQNRVVDGRPTLPLPVDGPRLRVHVEGLRPEALEGWADPAARPEDADLAIVRLGAPFEPRSDLFLEAWFHQGSLEFPPGLVHRLRRIADRCPLVVVVALDRPAIMTPLLPFASALAVDYGSSDRAVLDALSGRIAPVGRLPVEIPRSMDAVRASRTDVPSDTEEPVFPLHHGLRIL encoded by the coding sequence ATGCCCCGCGCCCCGCGCCCCCTGCTCACCGCCCCCGACGGCACCCGGTTCCGCAACCTCGACGGCGACGGGGTGATGGCGCCCTACGAGGATCCGCGGCGCAGCCCCGAGGAGCGCACCGCCGACCTGGTCGGCCGCCTCAGCCTCGCCGAGAAGGCCGGCCTCATGTTCCAGACCGTGATCGAGGTCGGCGAGGACGGCGAGCTGAAGGAGGAGCCGGGCGCGATCTCCAAGTCCGGCACCACCGAGGTCGTGGTGGGCAAGGGCATGAACCACTTCAACGTGCACGAGATCCGCACGGCCCGGCAGGCCGCGCGCTGGAGCAACCGGCTGCAGGAGCTCGCGGAGTCCACGCCGCACGGGATCCCCGTCACCGTGAGCACGGATCCGCGGCATGCCTTCGTGGAGAACGCGGGCGTCGCCTTCTCGGCCGGCCCGTTCTCGCAGTGGCCGGAGGCGCTCGGCCTCGCGGCGCTCGACGACGTCGACGCGATCCGCGCCTTCGCCGACACCGCGCGGCAGGAGTACGTGGCCGTGGGGATCCGTGCGGCGCTGCACCCGCAGATCGACCTCGCCACGGAGCCGCGCTGGGGTCGGCAGGCGCAGACGCTCGGGCACGACGCCGATCGCGTCGCCGAGTTCACGGCCGCGTACCTCGAGGGGTTCCAGGGCGACGAGCTCGGGTCCACGAGCGTCGCCTGCACCACCAAGCACTTCCCGGGCGGCGGCCCCCAGAAGGACGGCGAGGACGCGCACTTCCCGTACGGCCGCGAGCAGGTGTACCCGGGCGGCATGTTCGAGTACCACCTGCGGCCGTTCCGGGAGGCGATCGCCCGCGGCACCGCCGCGATGATGCCGTACTACGGCATGCCCGAGGGCCTCGTGCGCGACGGCGTCGAGATCGAGCCGGTCGGCTTCGGCTTCAACCGCCAGGTCATCACGGGGCTCCTCCGCGAGGAGCTCGGCTACGACGGCGTCGTGGTCACCGACTGGGAGCTGGTGAACGACAACCACGTCGGCGACCAGGTGCTGCCGGCGCGCGCGTGGGGCGTCGAGGAGCTGACGCCGCACGAGCGGATGCAGCGGATCATCGAGGCCGGCTGCGACCAGTTCGGCGGCGAGGAGTGCGTCGACGTCCTGCTCGACCTCGTGGCCGACGGTCGGGTGACGGAGGCGCGCCTCGACGAGTCGGTGCGCCGCCTGCTGCTCGTGAAGTTCCGGCTGGGGCTCTTCGACGACCCGTACGTCGACGAGGACGCGGCGGAGCGGATCGTCGGCCGCGCCGACTTCCTGGAGCTGGGGTCGCGCGCGCAGGCCGCGTCCGTCACCGTGCTCCAGAACCGCGTGGTCGACGGCCGGCCGACCCTGCCGCTCCCGGTCGACGGGCCCCGGCTGCGCGTCCACGTCGAGGGGCTCCGGCCGGAGGCGCTCGAGGGCTGGGCGGATCCCGCCGCGCGCCCCGAGGACGCCGACCTCGCGATCGTGCGGCTCGGCGCCCCGTTCGAGCCGCGCTCCGACCTCTTCCTCGAGGCGTGGTTCCACCAGGGCTCGCTCGAGTTCCCGCCCGGTCTCGTGCACCGGCTGCGGCGGATCGCGGACCGCTGCCCGCTCGTGGTGGTCGTCGCGCTCGACCGCCCGGCGATCATGACGCCGCTCCTGCCGTTCGCCTCCGCCCTCGCGGTGGACTACGGCAGCTCGGACCGGGCGGTGCTCGACGCGCTCTCGGGGCGGATCGCGCCCGTGGGACGGCTGCCCGTGGAGATCCCGCGCTCGATGGACGCGGTGCGCGCGTCGCGGACGGACGTGCCGTCGGACACGGAGGAGCCCGTCTTCCCGCTGCACCACGGCCTCCGGATCCTCTGA
- a CDS encoding LacI family DNA-binding transcriptional regulator yields the protein MSPRRPTVYDVAERAKVSIATVSFAFSRPDQISRATRERVLETARELGYMPSASARGLARGRTGALGLHSFDLLIDRPLQREPAEPAPADDAAAARVPYAPGRTFIPWDEAGEIAADPRAFPLYVDEVRRGFELECRAHDRPVMLSRGSDTATAVAESAGRVDGLAIFPGPSAAASLKRVSLRMPIVLFSYPPADDGHHRVTSDNAGGARELVRHLVVEHGITDLGFVGATTVGDYRERFEGYLAALAELGVAAPDEVLDDTVLGEGSGFGGVMAALRAGRLPRALVCASDQLALALVDLLRTEGVAVPGDVVVTGFDGILAGLLSTPRLTTVRQPMEAMGRTAARILIDTTSVPQPADPVTLRLGTKLVVRESCGCRS from the coding sequence ATGAGCCCCCGACGCCCCACGGTCTACGACGTCGCCGAACGCGCGAAGGTCTCGATCGCGACCGTGTCGTTCGCGTTCAGCCGACCCGACCAGATCAGCCGCGCGACCCGGGAGCGCGTGCTCGAGACGGCGCGCGAGCTGGGCTACATGCCGAGCGCGTCCGCCCGCGGCCTCGCCCGCGGGCGCACGGGCGCGCTCGGCCTGCACTCGTTCGACCTCCTCATCGACCGGCCGCTGCAGCGCGAGCCGGCCGAGCCCGCGCCGGCCGACGACGCGGCGGCCGCGCGCGTGCCGTACGCGCCCGGCCGCACGTTCATCCCCTGGGACGAGGCGGGCGAGATCGCGGCGGACCCGCGCGCGTTCCCCCTCTACGTCGACGAGGTGCGGCGCGGCTTCGAGCTCGAGTGCCGCGCCCACGACCGGCCCGTGATGCTCAGCCGCGGCAGCGACACCGCCACGGCGGTCGCGGAGTCCGCCGGCCGCGTCGACGGCCTGGCCATCTTCCCCGGCCCGTCGGCGGCCGCGTCGCTGAAGCGGGTGTCGCTGCGGATGCCGATCGTCCTGTTCAGCTACCCGCCGGCCGACGACGGCCACCACCGCGTCACGTCCGACAACGCCGGGGGAGCGCGGGAGCTGGTGCGTCACCTCGTCGTCGAGCACGGGATCACCGACCTGGGGTTCGTGGGCGCCACTACCGTCGGCGACTACCGGGAGCGGTTCGAGGGGTACCTCGCCGCGCTGGCGGAGCTCGGGGTCGCCGCGCCCGACGAGGTCCTCGACGACACGGTGCTCGGCGAGGGATCCGGCTTCGGCGGCGTCATGGCCGCCCTCCGCGCCGGACGCCTCCCGCGCGCGCTCGTCTGCGCGAGCGACCAGCTGGCCCTCGCGCTCGTCGACCTGCTGCGCACCGAGGGCGTGGCCGTACCGGGCGACGTGGTCGTCACGGGCTTCGACGGGATCCTCGCGGGCCTCCTCTCGACGCCGCGGCTCACGACCGTGCGGCAGCCGATGGAGGCGATGGGGCGCACGGCGGCCCGCATCCTCATCGACACGACGAGCGTCCCGCAGCCGGCCGATCCCGTCACGCTCCGGCTCGGCACGAAGCTCGTCGTGCGCGAGAGCTGCGGCTGCCGGAGCTGA
- a CDS encoding MOSC domain-containing protein, translating into MQPSASPRVVAVARDDAHRFSKPVRSSINLLAGLGVEGDAHLGTTVQHLSRKRRDPDAPNLRQVHLVHAELHEELAGKGFAVGPGDLGENVTTAGVALLDLPEGTRLHLGDEAVVEITGLRNPCIQIDGLGTGAMKAVLDRDADGNVVRKSGVMGVVITGGEVRPDDAVRVELPAGAHRALQPV; encoded by the coding sequence ATGCAGCCCTCCGCCTCGCCCCGGGTCGTCGCGGTCGCGCGCGACGACGCCCACCGCTTCTCCAAGCCCGTCCGATCGTCCATCAACCTCCTCGCCGGCCTCGGCGTCGAGGGCGACGCGCACCTCGGCACCACCGTGCAGCACCTGTCGCGGAAGCGACGCGATCCCGACGCCCCGAACCTCCGCCAGGTGCACCTCGTCCACGCGGAGCTGCACGAGGAGCTCGCGGGCAAGGGCTTCGCGGTCGGACCCGGCGACCTCGGCGAGAACGTGACCACGGCGGGCGTCGCGCTCCTCGACCTGCCGGAGGGCACCCGGCTGCACCTGGGCGACGAGGCCGTGGTGGAGATCACGGGCCTGCGGAACCCCTGCATCCAGATCGACGGGCTCGGCACGGGCGCGATGAAGGCGGTGCTCGACCGGGACGCCGACGGGAACGTCGTGCGGAAGTCGGGCGTGATGGGCGTCGTGATCACCGGCGGCGAGGTCCGTCCCGACGACGCCGTGCGCGTGGAGCTGCCCGCGGGCGCCCACCGCGCGCTGCAGCCCGTGTGA
- a CDS encoding MFS transporter, translating to MSAAHATTSPPSPAPANPRSRVLVASLVGTSIEFFDFYVYATAAVLVFPALFFSAADPTVALLESLAVFGVAFFARPVGSVLFGHFGDRFGRTGTLVASLLTMGGATVLIGCLPSGRTPGWEIAAPAALALLRFVQGLGLGGEWGGAALLATENAPAGKRALYGTFPQLGAPVGFLLANGLFLVLSLTLSPADLQAWGWRVPFLASAVLVVVGLYVRVKLVEAPEFQAVLDRGATSRLPLGRTIRTGWRGLVLGAFALLATFTLFYLMTTFAVSYATAPRTAEDAQAAATAAGKPFDAASFHAGLGYARTDFLLMLLVGVVFFAAAIMVSGALAGRMGARPVVLRSAVGMVAFGLLMEPLLAAGLPGTLMFIVLGFVLIGLAYGAVGSLLPAMFAADVRYTGASLAFSLAGIIGGAVAPFIATWLWGLAGGSVWLVGVYLSVASALSLVALVLLREHGEGAPTAEAATADVVS from the coding sequence ATGTCCGCTGCGCACGCGACCACCAGCCCGCCCTCCCCCGCTCCCGCGAACCCGCGCTCGCGCGTCCTCGTCGCGAGCCTCGTGGGCACGTCCATCGAGTTCTTCGACTTCTACGTCTACGCCACCGCCGCGGTGCTCGTGTTCCCCGCGCTGTTCTTCTCCGCGGCCGACCCGACGGTCGCGCTGCTGGAGTCCCTCGCCGTGTTCGGCGTCGCGTTCTTCGCCCGACCCGTCGGCTCCGTCCTGTTCGGCCACTTCGGCGACCGGTTCGGCCGCACCGGCACGCTCGTCGCCTCCCTCCTCACGATGGGCGGCGCGACGGTGCTCATCGGCTGCCTGCCGAGCGGGCGCACGCCCGGCTGGGAGATCGCGGCCCCCGCCGCCCTCGCGCTGCTGCGCTTCGTGCAGGGCCTCGGCCTCGGCGGCGAGTGGGGCGGCGCCGCGCTGCTCGCGACGGAGAACGCGCCCGCCGGCAAGCGCGCCCTCTACGGCACGTTCCCGCAGCTCGGGGCGCCCGTCGGGTTCCTCCTCGCCAACGGCCTGTTCCTCGTCCTCTCGCTCACCCTCTCCCCCGCCGACCTGCAGGCGTGGGGCTGGCGCGTGCCGTTCCTCGCGAGCGCGGTCCTCGTGGTCGTGGGCCTGTACGTCCGCGTGAAGCTCGTCGAGGCGCCCGAGTTCCAGGCCGTGCTCGACCGCGGCGCGACCTCCCGCCTCCCGCTCGGCCGCACGATCCGCACGGGCTGGCGCGGCCTCGTCCTCGGCGCGTTCGCGCTGCTGGCGACCTTCACGCTCTTCTACCTGATGACCACGTTCGCGGTCTCCTACGCCACCGCGCCGCGCACGGCGGAGGACGCGCAGGCCGCCGCCACGGCCGCGGGCAAGCCGTTCGACGCGGCCTCGTTCCACGCCGGCCTCGGCTACGCGCGCACCGACTTCCTGCTCATGCTGCTGGTCGGCGTCGTGTTCTTCGCGGCCGCCATCATGGTGTCGGGCGCGCTCGCGGGCCGGATGGGCGCCCGACCCGTCGTCCTCCGCAGCGCCGTCGGCATGGTCGCGTTCGGCCTCCTGATGGAGCCGCTCCTCGCCGCGGGCCTGCCCGGCACGCTCATGTTCATCGTGCTGGGCTTCGTGCTCATCGGGCTCGCGTACGGCGCGGTCGGATCCCTGCTGCCGGCCATGTTCGCGGCCGACGTCCGCTACACCGGCGCCTCGCTCGCGTTCAGCCTCGCGGGCATCATCGGCGGGGCGGTCGCGCCGTTCATCGCCACCTGGCTGTGGGGGCTCGCGGGCGGCAGCGTCTGGCTCGTGGGCGTGTACCTCAGCGTCGCCTCCGCCCTCTCCCTCGTCGCGCTCGTCCTGCTGCGCGAGCACGGCGAGGGTGCGCCGACGGCGGAGGCGGCCACCGCCGACGTCGTCAGCTGA
- a CDS encoding MFS transporter, translating into MSTTPAARAAAPTAATPPAGNSRSRVIIASLIGTSIEFYDFYVYATAAVLVFPALFFANDDPTVAQLASFAVFGVAFIARPIGSILFGHFGDRIGRKGTLVASLLTMGIATVLIGCLPTALTPGWEVAAPALLVIMRFGQGLGLGGEWSGAALLATENAPAGKRAIYGTFPQLGAPIGFIVANGVFLALSLGLTPEQFQSWGWRVPFLASAVLVIVGLYVRLKLIETPAFQKVVDSGEVAKLPVARVFVSSWRPLILGTFIMLATYTLFYLMTTFTLTYGTTARDAATAEAAATAAGKPFNPDTFAAGLGYARNDFLLMLIVGVVFFGIFTMVSGPLAEKYGRRKMLIATTLGILVFGLLFVPLFSGGFVGAMALLIIGFTLMGLTFGPMGAVLPELFPTNVRYTGSAISYNVASILGAAVAPFIAVALWQLLDGNVLLVGVYLSAMAAITLVALIISRETRDADYAGNVS; encoded by the coding sequence ATGTCCACGACCCCTGCGGCCCGCGCCGCCGCCCCCACCGCCGCCACCCCGCCCGCCGGGAACTCGCGCTCCCGCGTCATCATCGCGAGCCTCATCGGCACGTCGATCGAGTTCTACGACTTCTACGTCTACGCGACGGCGGCCGTGCTCGTCTTCCCCGCCCTCTTCTTCGCCAACGACGACCCGACCGTCGCGCAGCTCGCGTCCTTCGCGGTCTTCGGCGTCGCGTTCATCGCCCGGCCCATCGGATCCATCCTCTTCGGCCACTTCGGCGACCGCATCGGGCGCAAGGGCACGCTCGTCGCGTCGCTGCTCACCATGGGCATCGCGACCGTCCTGATCGGCTGCCTGCCGACCGCGCTCACGCCCGGCTGGGAGGTCGCGGCCCCCGCGCTCCTCGTGATCATGCGCTTCGGCCAGGGCCTCGGCCTCGGCGGCGAGTGGAGCGGCGCGGCCCTGCTGGCCACCGAGAACGCGCCCGCCGGCAAGCGCGCGATCTACGGCACGTTCCCGCAGCTCGGCGCGCCCATCGGCTTCATCGTCGCCAACGGCGTGTTCCTCGCGCTGAGCCTCGGCCTCACCCCCGAGCAGTTCCAGTCGTGGGGCTGGCGCGTGCCGTTCCTCGCGAGCGCCGTGCTCGTGATCGTCGGCCTCTACGTCCGCCTCAAGCTCATCGAGACGCCCGCCTTCCAGAAGGTCGTCGACTCCGGCGAGGTGGCGAAGCTGCCCGTCGCGCGCGTGTTCGTCTCGAGCTGGCGCCCGCTGATCCTCGGAACCTTCATCATGCTGGCGACCTACACGCTCTTCTACCTGATGACGACGTTCACGCTCACCTACGGCACCACGGCGCGCGACGCCGCCACCGCCGAGGCCGCTGCGACCGCCGCCGGCAAGCCCTTCAACCCGGACACGTTCGCCGCGGGCCTCGGCTACGCGCGGAACGACTTCCTGCTGATGCTCATCGTGGGCGTCGTGTTCTTCGGCATCTTCACGATGGTCTCCGGGCCCCTCGCCGAGAAGTACGGCCGCCGCAAGATGCTCATCGCGACGACCCTCGGGATCCTCGTCTTCGGCCTGCTGTTCGTGCCCCTGTTCTCGGGCGGGTTCGTCGGCGCCATGGCGCTGCTGATCATCGGCTTCACCCTGATGGGCCTCACCTTCGGCCCCATGGGCGCGGTGCTGCCGGAGCTGTTCCCGACCAACGTGCGCTACACGGGATCCGCCATCAGCTACAACGTCGCCAGCATCCTCGGCGCCGCCGTCGCGCCGTTCATCGCCGTGGCGCTCTGGCAGCTGCTCGACGGGAACGTGCTGCTGGTCGGCGTGTACCTCAGCGCGATGGCGGCCATCACGCTCGTCGCGCTGATCATCAGCCGCGAGACGCGCGACGCGGACTACGCGGGGAACGTCAGTTGA
- a CDS encoding MFS transporter translates to MRRIVRRREEVGRRMPAGARPRPAVLLGSQLVFNVGFYAVVPFLATVMRDDLGLGALAIGVVLGARTFSQQGLFLLGGMLADRYGPRLLITAGCAVRVAGYLGLALAADLPGFLLGAILTGLGGALFSPALQSLVAAADLRARETRRPGRPSLFAALVLVGEVGAATGPLVGAALLGHGFATTALSAAGLFTAVGVALWCVIPASAVRAAASGAAVDAADSVAPLAADSDAPVARDPWAAVRDRRFLAYAALFAVDLLAYNQLYLGLPLELGRAGAGASAVGSAFLAVSLLTIALQWPVALLARRIGPARALALGFGTSATGFAAVALAAVVPPPAGSALAPVAVLLVCLTLAHMLVGPVTMELVPAFAAGRPTASYYGLLASCGGVAVLVGGSAVGALLDAAPALAWGILAALPVAAAVGLPRLLPRSPTAARAADAPPTSTPTRTPAGS, encoded by the coding sequence GTGCGCCGGATCGTCCGTCGCCGCGAGGAGGTCGGACGCCGCATGCCCGCCGGAGCCCGTCCTCGCCCCGCGGTGCTCCTCGGCAGCCAGCTGGTCTTCAACGTCGGCTTCTACGCCGTCGTGCCGTTCCTCGCCACCGTGATGCGCGACGACCTCGGCCTCGGCGCCCTCGCGATCGGCGTGGTGCTCGGCGCCCGCACCTTCAGCCAGCAGGGCCTCTTCCTCCTCGGCGGCATGCTCGCGGACCGGTACGGCCCGCGCCTCCTCATCACGGCCGGCTGCGCCGTGCGGGTCGCCGGCTACCTCGGCCTCGCGCTGGCCGCCGACCTGCCGGGGTTCCTCCTCGGCGCGATCCTCACGGGCCTCGGCGGCGCGCTCTTCAGCCCCGCGCTGCAGAGCCTCGTCGCCGCGGCGGACCTGCGGGCCCGGGAGACGCGACGCCCGGGTCGCCCGTCGCTGTTCGCGGCGCTCGTGCTGGTGGGCGAGGTCGGCGCCGCCACCGGTCCGCTCGTGGGCGCGGCGCTCCTCGGGCACGGATTCGCGACGACCGCCCTGTCGGCCGCCGGGCTCTTCACGGCGGTCGGGGTCGCCCTCTGGTGCGTGATCCCCGCGAGCGCGGTCCGCGCCGCGGCCTCGGGCGCGGCGGTCGACGCCGCCGACTCCGTCGCGCCCCTCGCGGCCGACTCCGATGCCCCCGTCGCCCGCGACCCGTGGGCCGCCGTGCGCGACCGCCGCTTCCTCGCCTACGCGGCCCTCTTCGCGGTCGACCTGCTCGCCTACAACCAGCTCTACCTCGGCCTGCCGCTCGAGCTCGGCCGGGCGGGCGCCGGGGCCTCCGCGGTCGGATCCGCCTTCCTCGCGGTCTCGCTCCTCACGATCGCGCTGCAGTGGCCGGTCGCGCTCCTCGCGCGCCGCATCGGGCCGGCGCGCGCGCTTGCGCTGGGCTTCGGCACGAGCGCGACCGGCTTCGCGGCCGTCGCCCTCGCCGCCGTCGTGCCGCCGCCCGCCGGCTCCGCGCTCGCGCCCGTCGCGGTCCTCCTCGTGTGCCTGACCCTCGCGCACATGCTCGTCGGCCCCGTGACCATGGAGCTCGTCCCCGCCTTCGCGGCCGGCCGCCCCACCGCCTCCTACTACGGTCTGCTCGCGAGCTGCGGCGGGGTGGCCGTGCTCGTGGGCGGGAGCGCGGTCGGCGCCCTGCTCGACGCGGCGCCGGCGCTCGCCTGGGGGATCCTCGCCGCGCTCCCCGTGGCCGCCGCCGTCGGCCTGCCCCGGCTCCTGCCGCGCTCGCCGACCGCGGCCCGCGCCGCGGACGCCCCGCCGACGTCGACGCCGACCCGCACCCCGGCGGGCTCCTGA
- the ribH gene encoding 6,7-dimethyl-8-ribityllumazine synthase codes for MSGHGAPEIDPTALDGSGLRVTIVAGRWHEEISAGLLAGAQRVLDAAGVTTTVIRVPGSFELPVVARAALDAGADAVVALGVIIRGGTPHFEYVSDAATSGLTQASLLTGKPIGFGLLTLDDEQQGIDRAGLPGSKEDKGAEAAEAAVTTALLLQGIRGA; via the coding sequence ATGAGCGGACACGGAGCACCCGAGATCGACCCCACCGCGCTCGACGGATCGGGGCTGCGCGTCACGATCGTCGCCGGACGCTGGCACGAGGAGATCAGCGCGGGCCTCCTCGCGGGCGCGCAGCGCGTGCTCGACGCGGCGGGCGTGACCACCACGGTGATCCGCGTGCCCGGCAGCTTCGAGCTGCCCGTGGTCGCGCGGGCGGCGCTCGACGCGGGGGCCGACGCGGTCGTCGCGCTCGGCGTCATCATCCGCGGCGGCACCCCGCACTTCGAGTACGTGTCCGACGCCGCGACGTCGGGCCTCACGCAGGCGTCGCTCCTCACGGGCAAGCCGATCGGCTTCGGGCTGCTCACGCTCGACGACGAGCAGCAGGGCATCGACCGCGCCGGGCTCCCGGGCTCGAAGGAGGACAAGGGCGCCGAGGCGGCCGAGGCCGCGGTGACGACGGCGCTGCTGCTGCAGGGCATCCGCGGGGCGTGA
- the ribA gene encoding GTP cyclohydrolase II, whose translation MSLADIPAALQELRAGRPVIVVDDEGRENEGDVLLAAESASPEWIAWLVKHSSGFICAPMTNEIADRLELPLMVADNRDPRGTAYTVSVDAADRLSTGISASDRAHTLRVLADLRSVPSSLHRPGHILPLRAVEGGVRERDGHTEAAVDLLTLAGLTPVGAISEIVQDDGEMMRLPGLLALGEREGVLVVTIEALVAHLEEFHCDRPLEPAVEIPEASRVIFEVETTVPTTHGTVRLRAYRDRTTGADHVAIVAGDPQAHGTLVRVHSECLTGEALGSLKCECGPQLDAALDEIQRTGGVVVYLRGHEGRGIGLVNKLRAYRLQEDGLDTLDANVALGLPADARDYGAASAILQEMGVEDVRLLTNNPEKVRQLEAHGVRVTERVPLVVGVNASNAGYLETKRDRMGHRLVLDTDMPIGTDAYPDAEAPDGLRTTTATAATTTTPEEETA comes from the coding sequence GTGAGCCTCGCCGACATCCCCGCGGCGCTGCAGGAGCTGCGCGCCGGCCGCCCCGTGATCGTCGTGGACGACGAGGGCCGCGAGAACGAGGGCGACGTGCTGCTCGCCGCCGAGTCCGCCTCGCCCGAGTGGATCGCCTGGCTCGTGAAGCACTCCTCGGGCTTCATCTGCGCCCCCATGACGAACGAGATCGCCGACCGGCTGGAGCTGCCGCTCATGGTGGCCGACAACCGGGATCCGCGCGGCACCGCCTACACGGTCTCGGTGGACGCGGCCGACCGGCTCTCCACGGGCATCAGCGCGTCCGACCGGGCGCACACCCTGCGCGTCCTCGCCGACCTCCGCAGCGTGCCGTCGAGCCTGCACCGGCCCGGCCACATCCTGCCGCTGCGCGCGGTGGAGGGCGGCGTGCGCGAGCGCGACGGCCACACCGAGGCGGCGGTCGACCTGCTCACGCTCGCAGGCCTCACGCCCGTCGGCGCGATCAGCGAGATCGTGCAGGACGACGGCGAGATGATGCGCCTGCCCGGCCTCCTCGCCCTCGGCGAGCGCGAGGGCGTGCTGGTCGTCACGATCGAGGCGCTCGTCGCGCACCTGGAGGAGTTCCACTGCGACCGGCCGCTGGAGCCCGCCGTCGAGATCCCCGAGGCGTCGCGCGTGATCTTCGAGGTCGAGACCACCGTGCCCACGACCCACGGCACGGTGCGGCTGCGCGCCTACCGCGACCGCACCACGGGCGCCGACCACGTCGCGATCGTCGCGGGCGACCCGCAGGCGCACGGCACGCTCGTGCGCGTGCACTCGGAGTGCCTGACGGGCGAGGCCCTCGGCTCCCTCAAGTGCGAGTGCGGGCCGCAGCTCGACGCCGCGCTCGACGAGATCCAGCGCACGGGCGGCGTCGTCGTCTACCTGCGCGGTCACGAGGGCCGCGGCATCGGGCTCGTCAACAAGCTGCGCGCCTACCGGCTGCAGGAGGACGGGCTCGACACGCTCGACGCGAACGTGGCCCTGGGGCTCCCGGCGGATGCGCGCGACTACGGCGCGGCGTCGGCGATCCTGCAGGAGATGGGCGTCGAGGACGTCCGCCTGCTCACGAACAACCCCGAGAAGGTGCGGCAGCTCGAGGCGCACGGCGTGCGGGTGACCGAGCGCGTGCCGCTCGTCGTCGGCGTCAACGCGTCGAACGCGGGCTACCTCGAGACGAAGCGCGACCGGATGGGGCACCGACTGGTGCTCGACACCGACATGCCCATCGGGACGGACGCCTACCCGGACGCCGAGGCGCCCGACGGGCTGCGCACCACCACGGCGACCGCCGCCACCACCACCACCCCTGAGGAGGAGACCGCATGA
- a CDS encoding riboflavin synthase, whose translation MFTGIIEERGRVLALDAEGDSARITVEAPLAVSDARHGDSISVDGVCLTVVGQTPEGFTADVMRQTLVMSSLGRLAVGDPVNLERAARVGDRLGGHIVQGHVDGTGRLLATTPGEAWRILRFSLPADLAPLVVDRGSITVQGVSLTVSAVSPTDTPDADAWFEVSLIPETLTATTLGALEPGDEVNLETDVLARHVQRMLALDARRDAADAEGVRS comes from the coding sequence ATGTTCACAGGGATCATCGAGGAGCGCGGACGCGTCCTCGCGCTCGACGCCGAGGGCGACTCCGCCCGGATCACGGTGGAGGCGCCGCTCGCGGTGTCCGACGCCCGGCACGGCGACTCCATCAGCGTCGACGGCGTGTGCCTCACGGTCGTCGGGCAGACGCCCGAGGGCTTCACCGCCGACGTCATGCGGCAGACGCTCGTGATGAGCTCGCTCGGGCGCCTCGCCGTCGGCGACCCCGTCAACCTGGAGCGCGCGGCGCGCGTCGGCGACCGGCTCGGCGGCCACATCGTGCAGGGCCACGTCGACGGCACCGGGCGCCTGCTGGCGACCACGCCGGGCGAGGCGTGGCGGATCCTCCGCTTCTCGCTGCCCGCGGACCTCGCGCCGCTCGTCGTCGACCGCGGATCCATCACGGTGCAGGGCGTGAGCCTCACCGTGAGCGCGGTCAGCCCCACCGACACCCCGGACGCCGACGCGTGGTTCGAGGTGTCGCTCATCCCCGAGACGCTCACCGCCACGACGCTCGGCGCGCTCGAGCCGGGCGACGAGGTCAACCTCGAGACCGACGTGCTCGCGCGCCACGTGCAGCGGATGCTCGCGCTCGACGCGCGCCGCGACGCGGCCGACGCCGAGGGGGTCCGCTCGTGA